One part of the Vitis riparia cultivar Riparia Gloire de Montpellier isolate 1030 chromosome 6, EGFV_Vit.rip_1.0, whole genome shotgun sequence genome encodes these proteins:
- the LOC117915698 gene encoding uncharacterized protein LOC117915698 — MQSLNLHGSYGLPLCVSGITHRHTVSDEMADHDRRREAMKRKISQARESVHTNQEMGIGRNYGREVEQIKEGEVDEDHDHYRPCLACTAKAA, encoded by the exons ATGCAATCCTTAAACCTCCATGGAAGCTATGGTCTTCCCCTCTGTGTTTCAGGGATCACTCATCGTCACACCGTCTCTGATGA GATGGCAGATCATGACAGAAGAAGGGAGGCcatgaaaaggaaaatatcTCAAGCTAGAGAGAGCGTGCACACAAATCAAGAAATGGGTATTGGGAGAAACTATGGAAGAGAGGTTGAACAGATCAAAGAAGGTGAGGTTGATGAAGATCATGATCATTACCGCCCTTGTTTGGCTTGCACAGCTAAAGCTGCATAG